From Balearica regulorum gibbericeps isolate bBalReg1 chromosome 28, bBalReg1.pri, whole genome shotgun sequence:
GTCTTAACCATCACAGCTGTCAAAGATGCCACCGACGACTATGTGAGTGGTTCCCCACACACCCCTCGCTGGGCATGGGGACTTGGGGCTGGGCAGAGGGCTGTGACCCCGGGGTGGGTGTGTGGTGCCCGGCACCGTGGCATTTTcagggggagggaagcaggACCCCGTCCCCAGGGGGACTGATGCTGCTGTCTCTTCCCCTCCACACCCAGTTCCGCCATAAAAGTGACAACCAGGTGAACAACCGGCAGTCTCAGGTGCTGATCAGCGGAGTGTGAGTGTCGCGGGGatggggcagctggggagggggcacaggGGCCTGCGGGACATGGCacggggctgcaggcaggggcagagcgCAGTGGGTCAGGGGAGAAGCAATGCTGCCAGCTCCCACCTAACTCCACtctgctgtccctctgcagcctccGGCAGGAGCAGTGGATGAATGTCCGTGTCGGAGACATCATCAAGTTGGAGAACAACCAGTTTGTGGCGGTGAGTGTGGCCCCAAGACGAGCACGGTCCCGACCGGGCGGCACAGGGACAGCAGCACGGCATGGTGCTGCGCCCGCTCTGCCTTTGTGCTCCTCCGTCACCTCCTGGGGTGGAGACATCAGAGGCTTTTCCAGCCTGGAAGTTGCATTTCAGTTGTAGTGTTTGAGCTGTGTTTGAGCTCTGGGGATTTGGCTGATGGGAGCCCTTCAGGTGACGGTGGCCAGGCCAGGGTGGCGGCAGCGTCCTGCTGAGGACATGTGGCTCCAGAGACCCCGCTGGCCCCTGTCATCTGAGGGCCAGGAGCTTCCTTGGGGGAGGCACGGGGGATCCCCAGTGTCAGCACAACCCTTCACCTGTCTCTCCCGGCAGGctgacctcctcctcctctccagcagcgAACCCCATGGGTTGTGCTACATAGAGACCGCGGAGCTGGACGGGTAGGTAGCCCCTGCTCACCGCGGGCAGGGGAAGTCAAGAGGTAGGAGTGAGAacgggctgcgggcagggcaggagctgctggggaccTGAAACCGGGGAGCATCTGCGAAGGCCGTCCCTGTCTCTAATCCTGCGCGTGGTACCTCCTTGCCCGCAGAGAGACCAACATGAAGGTGCGGCAGGCCATCCCTGTCACCTCGGAGCTGGGTGACACCAGCAAGCTGGCTCAGTTTGACGGTGAGTGCCTGCAACCGGTCCTCTGCAATGGGGCAGCCCTTGGGTTTCCTCCTCCATCACCTGGTGTGGGTTTACCCTGGAGGGACCGGGACCATCCACACCACGTTGTGGTCCTGTGGCTTCAAGCGGATCTCTGGGGCGCTGGGGACggtgctgggagcactgggatgGAGCTGCCCACCTGGAGAAGGCGTGTTACAGCTGAGCCATCCCCTGCACCCAGGCGAGGTGATCTGTGAACCCCCCAACAACAAGCTGGACAAATTTGGCGGGACGCTGTACTGGAAGGAGAACAAGTACCCCCTGAGCAACCAGAACATGCTGCTGCGGGGCTGTGTCCTGCGCAACACCGAGTGGTGCTTTGGCCTCGTCATCTTTGCAGGTGGGCTGGGACAGCTGCCGTCACTGCGCTGCGCGGAGGGGAGAGGCCCCGCTGAtgcccttccctctccccagggcCCGACACGAAACTGATGCAGAACAGCGGCCGGACCAAGTTCAAGCGGACGAGCATCGATCGGCTGATGAACACGCTGGTGCTCTGGGTACGCGGAAGGTAGATCCCAGGGAGCCCCGGCTCTGGCCCGCTTGGGGCTCTGATGTCCCGTCCTGTTCCCAGATCTTCGGGTTCCTGGTGTGCATGGGGGTGATCCTGGCCATCGGCAATGCCATCTGGGAGCATGAGGTGGGCGTCTGCTTCCAGATCTACCTGCCCTGGGACGAGGGAGTGCACAGTGCCTTCTTCTCCGGCTTCCTCTCCTTCTGGTCCTACATCATCATCCTCAACACTGTGGTGCCCATCTCGCTCTACGTGAGGTAGGACGGGGGCtgaggggctgggctggaggcgTGCGAGGGGCAGGCACCAGGAATTAGGGGTGCCCTCTGGGGAGGGAAGACGGGGATGGAGACCCACGGGCAGAGCTGTGTGCGTGAGGTGGGCGCGGGCTGCTCTCCTGGTGATGGGCCGTGTCTGCCCTCGGGGATCCCCCAAGACCTGAGACCCCACAGGTCCCTCGGGGCTCCCCCCGGCTGTGTCTGTCTGGCTGctcatctctccctgccctggctgcatgCTGGTTATTTtgctctgccctcctgcagctcccaggcTCCTGCACtgtccccttctctctctcttttaatttctctctcttttcgTTCCCCAGCATGGGTTCTGTCACCCTTAGCCCCGAGGTAAGAACGTGTcgcccccacccctcccactAGCTCATTGCTGTCTGCcctgggggctggggagggggttcGGGACGCGTAGGTGTGTGAGATGCCCGGGGAGCCCCACAGGCTGCCCCCTCGGTGCCAGGCCCCACGTCCCCAGCCCAGGCTTGGCAGTGGCTGTTGGTAGGAGCGGGCGCGGGCCAGCCCCAGGGAAGGGCACGGGAGCTGGCAAGCAGTACGGGGGGGGGGACCCTGGGTGCCGGGGTGCCCCAGGTGCTTGGGGGTCTGGGGTGGGCGTGTGTGTGCCCGTCACTGGCTCAGCGGAGCgtgctgccctgccctggtGACACCCAGCTGTCTCCCCCCGCAGCGTGGAGGTGATCCGTCTCGGGCACAGCTACTTCATCAACTGGGACAAGAAGATGTACTGTGCCAAGCGCCGGACTCCAGCTGAGGCCCGCACCACCACCCTCAAcgaggagctggggcaggtggAGTACATCTTCTCGGACAAGACCGGCACCCTCACCCAGAACATCATGGTCTTCAGCAAGTGCTCCGTGAACGGGCACAGCTACGGTGAGCACCGGGCACCGGGGCTGGGCCGGGTGTACCAGCTCCCCTCCTGCCAGACCCTTTGGGGCGTTCGGGGCAGCTGGGGGACGAAGGGGGCTCAGACGTAGAGttgtggggctgctgctgccccaggacagcagggggGACGTGCTGGTGGGGCAGCAGCGTTGGGTCCCTGTCCTGGTTAACGCTGTGCCCCTCACAGGTGACGTGCAGGATGTGCTGGGTCACAAGGCGGAGCTGGGAGAGGTAAGGGTGCCACAGGGCTGTTGCGGGACTGCGCCGCGTGCCGCAGGGCGGTAACCCCATCTCTCCCCCTGCCAGAGGCCAGAGCCAGTCGACTTCTCCTTCAACCCGCTGGTGGACCCACGGTTCCAGTTCTGGGACCCCAGCCTGCTGGAAGCCGTCAAGCTGGGAGACCCCCACGTGCACGAGTTCTTCCGCCTGCTCTCGCTCTGCCACACCGTCATGTCCGAGGAGAAGAGCGAAGGTGGGTGCAGAGAGCAGGACTCGTCCCAGCACGGCCTGGGGTGCGGCGTTGGCTCTGACCCCCCGTGCCGTCCCCAAGGGGAGCTGTATTACAAGGCTCAGTCCCCGGATGAGGGAGCGCTGGTCACAGCTGCCAGAAACTTCGGCTTTGTGTTCCGGTCCCGCACGCCCAAGACCATCACGGTACATGAGCTGGGTCGAGCCATCACCTACCAACTGCTGGCCATCCTGGACTTCAACAACATCCGCAAGCGCATGTCCGTCATCGGTGAGGTCTTGGGCATGGCacaggggctgcggggctgggggagccacGGTGGGACTGGGGCGTGGGGGCTCAGTGCGGCGTGCTGGGGACCAGCCCCACACGGATGGTGATGTGACTGCGGAGGCCGTGCGGAGTCACGGCTGGGGGCTGGAGTGGGACCTGCTCCTACACCCCTGAGCCAGGCAGCTTGTCCCCTGCTCCCCGCAGTCCGCAGCCCTGAGGGCAAGATCCGTCTGTACTGCAAAGGTGCTGACACCATCCTGCTGGAGCGCCTGCACCCCATCAACCAGGACCTGACCAATGTCACCACCGACCACCTCAACGTGAGCGGGGCAGGGTCCCACGGGCAGGactgggaagggaagaggggctGCCCAGAAGCGCAGAGCCTGGTTTGCGCCCttgtcctggggggggggggggcggagatCAGGGTCTGGGGCCACCGTCGGGGTCTGCCTGTGcacccagctccagctgcttGCAGGAATACGCTGGCGAGGGGCTGCGAACGCTGGTGCTGGCCTACAAAGACCTGGAGGAGAGCTACTATGAGGACTGGTCCGAGCGGCTGCACCGAGCTGGCAGTGCCCCCGAGGCCCGTGAGGATCGCCTGGCTCGGCTCTACGACGAGGTGGAGCACGATATGATGGTGCGTGGGCTGGGGGCATCGGGGGGACGCAGGAGGTAGCTGGAGGGGGGGCAGTCCCTGCTGACCTCCTGCTTGTTTGGGTCCCCAAGCTGCTCGGAGCCACGGCCATTGAGGACAAACTGCAGCAGGGGGTCCCCGAAACCATCGCCATCCTGACGCTGGCCAACATCAAGATCTGGGTGCTGACGGGGGACAAGCAGGGTGAGGCATTGCTGGGGTGGGGGTCTGGGCTGGCTGGAGACGAGGACACTCGTGGGCTGGATCCCACCTGCCTGGGGGGCATGGGACAGACGCTCCCCCCCCGAGCTGCCCCTGGCTTAGCCCCTGGTTTCCCATCCCCAGAAACGGCTGTGAACATCGGCTACTCCTGCAAGATGCTGACCGACGACATGACGGAGGTGTTCGTGGTCACGGGCCACACTGTGCTGGAGGTGCGAGAGGAGCTCAGGTGAgggtcggggggggggcagggctgggcagaggaGGTGCGTGGGGGGCCGGCACGGGGTACGGCTGTGCACGGGGGAGCTGGGGGATGTGGAAGTGCCCTGAATCGGGGCCCCCTGacccttctctttctcctcaggaAAGCCCGGGAGAAGATGATGGATGGATCGCGCTCCATGGGCAATGGCTTCTCCTACCAGGAGAAACtctcctcctccaagctcaCCTCTGTTCTGGAAGCCATCGCGGGCGAATATGCCCTGGTCATCAACGGGCACAGCCTGGTAAGGGACTTGGAAGTGCCAGGCTGGACGGGGCACCGTGCCTGGCTGTGGGCCGTGCCCCCCACTGTCCCCCCGCTCTCCTCGCAGGCCCACGCGCTGGAGGCTGACATGGAGGTGGAGTTCCTGGAGACGGCGTGTGCCTGCAAGGCCGTCATCTGCTGCCGCGTCACGCCCTTGCAGAAAGCCCAGGTGGTGGAGTTGGTGAAGAAGTACAAGAAAGCTGTGACGCTGGCCATCGGGGATGGGGCCAACGATGTCAGCATGATCAAGAGTAAGTCCTGGGGTCTGGGGAGCCGCAGGAGGGACAGGTTCCCCCTTGCACCGTCCCAGGGCCCATGCCAGCCTCTGTCCTTGCCCCTCTGTGCCCCGCAGGAACGCAGTCCCGCTGGGGAGAGCGGCAGAGCCCTCCTCACTCCACGTGTCTCTTCCCTCCGCAGCCGCCCACATCGGGGTGGGCATCAGTGGGCAGGAGGGCATCCAGGCGGTGCTGGCCTCCGACTACTCCTTCTCACAGTTCAAGTTCCTGCAGCGCCTGCTCCTGGTGCACGGGCGCTGGTCCTACCTCCGCATGTGCAAGTTCCTCTGCTATTTCTTCTACAAGAACTTCGCCTTCACCATGGTCCACTTCTGGTTTGGCTTCTTCTGCGGCTTCTCGGCACAGGTGCGTTGCTGGCTCCTTGCGCTCGGAGTTGGGGAGAGTTTTCCTGCGGGACCCCCCCCCCTTGCTCAGAAGCATGCCCCGGTCTCCAGGCTCCCTGCGGGGCCTCATCCTGCACCAGCAGGCACAGCCTGGGATCCCTCTGGAGCACGGCGGCATGCGGTGGGTGTGAGGAGCCCGTGTAGCGTGGGCACCCATGGGGGGCTGGCGGCGGCTCTCTTGTCCCTGCAGCTGTGGGCGTGGGGGCCGGCGagggtgcagggcaggcaggtCTCACATCCCCCTAAGCACTCCATTCCATACAGACCGTGTACGATCAGTACTTCATCACGCTCTACAACATTGTCTACACGTCGCTGCCTGTGCTCGCCATGGGCGTCTTTGACCAGGTATGGTGGGGGATGTGGTGAGGGGGGGTCCCTGGTGCCTGAGGAGCTGGCTCGGCTCCCCTGCATGGCCCACCCTGCGGGAGGAAGGGCTGCCTGGGCTGTCCTCGTCCCTCCATGGGCGGTGGTGGAGGCTGGACTGGCCCCAGCAAACGGGCTGTGCCTGCCCGGGGCCGGAGGGAGGTGTCCAGAGTGCCCTGCGCCCCCAGGACGTGCCAGAGCAGCGGAGCATGGAGTACCCCAAACTCTACGAGCCCGGGCAGTTGAACCTGCTCTTCAACAAGCGGGAGTTCTTCATCTGCATCGCCCAGGGCATCTACACCTCTGTCTTCATGTTCTTCATCCCCTACGGCGTTTTCGCCGACGCCACCCGTGACGATGGCGCCCAGCTGGCCGACTACCAGTCGTTCGCCGTCACCGTCGCCACCTCCCTCGTGATTGTCGTCAGCGTGCAGGTAGGGATGCGGCTGCTCGGCCCCAGACCCTCAGCTGTAGCACAACGGGCAGGTGAAGGTTTgggtcccctcctgccccgtGGTCGTGCTCGGAGCACCGCGGCCGTCCCCTGagccctgcctcctccttcctctccccgcCAGATTGGGCTGGACACAGGCTTCTGGACGGCCATCAATCACTTCTTCATCTGGGGCAGCCTGGCCGCCTACTTCGCCATCCTCTTCGCCATGCACAGCGACGGCCTCTTCCAGATGTTCCCCAACCAGTTCCGCTTTGTGGGTGAGTCCCAGGGGAGGTGAGCgatgccccccccaccccagcagggTGCTGGCCCGGCCAAACCCTGCCTGGACTCGCGCTTCCCGCCCCCCAGGTAATGCACAGAACACGCTGGCCCAGCCCACGGTCTGGCTGACCATCGCCCTCACCACCGTGGTCTGCATCATGCCTGTCGTGGCCTTTCGCTTCCTCAAGCTGGACCTGAAACCCGAACTCTCGGACACGGTGAGAGCACGTAGCCGCGGGGGGCAGACACGGAGTCCTGCGGGCAGTCCTGTGGGTCCCTGACCCtgtctgtccccccccccccggcccgtgTCCCCAGGTGCGCTACACTCAGCTGGTACGGAAGAAGCAGAAGACCCAGCACCGGTGCATGCGGCGTGTGGGGCGCGTGGGCTCGCGCCGCTCCGGCTACGCCTTCTCCCACCAGGAAGGTTTCGGGGAGCTCATCATGTCGGGCAAGAACATGCGGCTCAGCTCCCTGGCGCTCTCCAGCTTCAGCGCCCGCCCCAGCGTTGGCTGGATTGAGACCCTGCGCAAGAAGAAGGGCAGCGACAGCAGCGCCGCCGGCAGCGCCgccggcagccccagcagcgcGGCCGACAAGACGCTCAAGGTGTGAGGCTGGGGGGGTGTCACGTCCCCTCCTGTGCAGCCGGGGgccccctcccctcacccctttCTCTCCCCGTGGCCTGGGGGaaggggtcctggggggggggggcgcgtgGAGCAGAGGCCGTGCGGGCCCGGGTGCTGAGGTTTGGAGGAGCGTGGACTGTCGCAGCGTAACCAAAAAACTACTCTTGTCCCCGGGCCGGACgctgtccccagcagcccccccggcCACTCCTCTGTCAGTATTCACCTCCACAGAGCGCAAATACCCCGTCACACGTGAATGTATCATGCCAGAGCCACCGCCGTGGGCAGGCGTGCgggtcccggggcgggggggggggctgtgacAGTGCCCTGCCCCCTCCCTCGCCCCTCACCCACGTGtcttctttttatataaaaaaaggaaaaaaaaaaaaaaaacacaaaaaacacacacacaaaagaaaaaaaaggaaggaaaacccCTCCGAGTTTACAGAGCGACTCGTTTCTCTCAGTGTCGGCTGGTTCTGGAGAGAGCAGCGGGGAGCaggccccggggccggggggggggggggggggcgagggagatcaccctcctccagccccccacCTTGGGGTGCCCGGGCGGGGTGCCGGGTGGGAAAGGGGAAGCGTTCCCTGGCTCCTTCCTGCTTTCTGCGGGAAGCAGGGGTGTTTGCAGGCCGCCGTGATTCACTCCCACGCCGGGGTCTTGCACAACCCTCGCTCTCcacttcctccctcctcctcctcctcgccagCTCCGGGGGTACCGGGCCGTGTCCCCGGGGGGGTGCGTGTGGGcaccgtgtccccccccgccccccgccacCCCAGCAGAGGGGCtctgggggggtcccggggtcCTGCTCTCCTTGATACCAAAGAGGAAAGGGTTCGGCACGGGCTGGAGTCTATttttgggggtgtttggggattatttgggggggggggtgaggatCAGGGCGTCTAATTTATTACACGTTTCTATATTGCAGAATTGTATCATTTTATGGgtccacagagaaaaaaaataatacccaACCCCcagctttttttataaaaaaaaaaaaaaaaaaaaaagttctgagcAGCTTCTGCCGTGTCCTgtgtcctggggggggggggggggggggggcggcgggcaccggggggggcaccgggagtCGCAGGGGGCGGCCGTGACCCGgcgtgtcgtcccccccccatcacccccccccggtgccggcctggccccgccccgcccgggcgCACGTGCTGCCGCCGCGGAGCCGCCCCGCCTGGGTTTCACAACCCCGGGCACCGGCCGCGCCACCGACGGCTCCGCCGATGTTTTCCTGCCCGGGAGCGGGTGCATGGCGCGGCCACCGGGGCCGTTGCTTCAAGCCGCGCTGCTCCTCAtcgccgctgccgccgccgccgctgccgggcCCGGGCCCTGCGGCCCCGCGGGTGAGTGCGACCGGCACCGGGcagggtgcgggggggggggggagcggcggaAGCCTGCCGGTGCAGcaacccccccccacacaccccccccacccgcgGCGGGGTCGCCCCGGGGCTCGGGAGGGGGCTCGGGGGTGCCTCTGCCGGTAGCGGGGCCCCGCGGGtccgggccggggggggggggggggaacggttccctgcccgccccggcggAACTTCGCTGAGCCCGGGGTGACGGGCAGGGTACGGGGCACCccggctgggtgctggggctgggggctgcgtgctgggtgctgggtgctgggtgctgggagctgggtgctgggagctgggtgctgggtgctgggagctgtgtgctgggtgctgtgtactgggagctgggtgctgtgtactgggagctgggtgctgtgtactgggtgctgggtgctgggagctgtgTGCTGTGTactgggtgctgggtgctgggagctgtgTGCTGTGTactgggtgctgggtgctgggtgcgtTCCCGGCAGCAGGAGCCGACGGGAACCAGCAGGTCCGTGCTGGCTGTTGACCTTTGCAGCCAGAGCCGGGAGAGCTGCCCCGGGCGGCCTCCCTGGCCCCAGCCCAGGCCTGGCCCTGTGCCGCCGGCCAGCCCGGCCGCTTAACCCCTCCAGCGCCggacccccgggacccccccccgggacccccagaGCCAGCCCGCAGCCCTCCTGGAGCCCGGCTCTCCGCTCCCCACGCCGCCCGGCCAGGTCCCGCCGCCGGACACCCGACTCACGCCCCGGCCGGGTGCTGCGGTGGCCATCCGTGTGGCAGGGCCAGGGCGTCCTGCGTGCCCGGGGGGCCGGTGCCCGGCGCGGTGGGGAATCGCTagctcagcaggagctgccGCTCGTTTCGGCTCGGTGCCTTCTGCAAATATTGACACGGGGCAGCCTCCGGGCATGGGGAGCAGATGGTGGGGTGGCCCCCTCCTCTGGGGACACCCACGGGGCCTGGGCGCTCGTCTCCATTGCCTGACCCCCTCTCGTCCCCCCAGGGCTCTCGTGGGACACGGTGGTGAGACGCCCAGGAGCAAACATCACGTTGACCTGCCAGGACGAGGGGCCGGCGAACGTCACCGTGTCCTGGCAGGTGGAggagcggggggcggcggggggccgcAGCCGGCGGCTGGCAGAGGGCAACGCGCTGCTCCTGCGGCAGCTGCGCTACGAGGACTCGGGGCGCTACAGCTGCTACGTGGGGGGCCGCCCGCTGCGCTCCCTGCGGCTACTGGTGGAAGGTGGGTCCGCGCTGGGGCGGGGGCTTCCCTCGCAGCATCTCCCGGTCTGGCCTGCCCCGTTCCCCAGCGCCTCTCTGCCTTGCAGAGCCCCCCGAAACTCCTCGAGTCTTCTGCTACCGGCGGAGCCACGACAAAGATGTCCTGTGCGAGTGGCCGCTACGGACAAAGCCATCCCCAGGGACGCAGGCGATGCTTTGGGTGAAGCGGAGGTGAGCGCCGTCCTGGCACCTACCACGGCATTGGGTGCAGGGGACTTTACCGTCCCTCCCCGCAGACGCTTTCCCCGGCGCCGGCCGCGTGCCGCAGCCCCAGCCAAGCCACGTTCCCGCAGGTTCACGGCTGAGAACGCCACGGAGCAGCGGTGCCGCTACTTCTCCAAGGCGCGGAAATTTGTTTGCCGGGTGAAGGTGCCACCCGGCGCCGACGACACCAAACCCCTCGTGGTGTCCACGTGCGTCAACAACGGCGCCGGCGGCTCAGCTGGCGAGGACAGGATCATAACCCTCAGCAGTGTCCGTGAGTGCCGCTCCCCTCTTGCCGGGCACCGGGGCTGGATGAGCGGCAGGCGTGGTGCCGGGCCCTGAGCCCCCCCCTTTCCTGGCAGTGAAGCCCGACCCCCCCCTCAACGTGACGGTGGAGGCACTGGAGAAGGCGCCGCAGCGGTTGCGGGTCAACTGGTCCTACCCCTCATCCTGGGACCCCCGCTTCTACTGGCTCCACTTCCAGGTCCGCTACCGCCCTGAGCCTGCCCAGACCTTCACGGAGGTGAGAccccccgtccccccgtccccggggctgccccccgGCAGGGCTA
This genomic window contains:
- the ATP8B2 gene encoding phospholipid-transporting ATPase ID isoform X5 is translated as MTVPREMPGKWPRVRAPGGAEEERRVRANAREYNEKFQYASNCIKTSKYNIVTFLPVNLFEQFQEVANTYFLFLLILQLIPQISSLSWFTTIVPLVLVLTITAVKDATDDYFRHKSDNQVNNRQSQVLISGVLRQEQWMNVRVGDIIKLENNQFVAADLLLLSSSEPHGLCYIETAELDGETNMKVRQAIPVTSELGDTSKLAQFDGEVICEPPNNKLDKFGGTLYWKENKYPLSNQNMLLRGCVLRNTEWCFGLVIFAGPDTKLMQNSGRTKFKRTSIDRLMNTLVLWIFGFLVCMGVILAIGNAIWEHEVGVCFQIYLPWDEGVHSAFFSGFLSFWSYIIILNTVVPISLYVSVEVIRLGHSYFINWDKKMYCAKRRTPAEARTTTLNEELGQVEYIFSDKTGTLTQNIMVFSKCSVNGHSYGDVQDVLGHKAELGERPEPVDFSFNPLVDPRFQFWDPSLLEAVKLGDPHVHEFFRLLSLCHTVMSEEKSEGELYYKAQSPDEGALVTAARNFGFVFRSRTPKTITVHELGRAITYQLLAILDFNNIRKRMSVIVRSPEGKIRLYCKGADTILLERLHPINQDLTNVTTDHLNEYAGEGLRTLVLAYKDLEESYYEDWSERLHRAGSAPEAREDRLARLYDEVEHDMMLLGATAIEDKLQQGVPETIAILTLANIKIWVLTGDKQETAVNIGYSCKMLTDDMTEVFVVTGHTVLEVREELRKAREKMMDGSRSMGNGFSYQEKLSSSKLTSVLEAIAGEYALVINGHSLAHALEADMEVEFLETACACKAVICCRVTPLQKAQVVELVKKYKKAVTLAIGDGANDVSMIKRTQSRWGERQSPPHSTCLFPPQPPTSGWASVGRRASRRCWPPTTPSHSSSSCSACSWCTGAGPTSACASSSAISSTRTSPSPWSTSGLASSAASRHRPCTISTSSRSTTLSTRRCLCSPWASLTSWPTTSRSPSPSPPPS
- the ATP8B2 gene encoding phospholipid-transporting ATPase ID isoform X3, translated to MTVPREMPGKWPRVRAPGGAEEERRVRANAREYNEKFQYASNCIKTSKYNIVTFLPVNLFEQFQEVANTYFLFLLILQLIPQISSLSWFTTIVPLVLVLTITAVKDATDDYFRHKSDNQVNNRQSQVLISGVLRQEQWMNVRVGDIIKLENNQFVAADLLLLSSSEPHGLCYIETAELDGETNMKVRQAIPVTSELGDTSKLAQFDGEVICEPPNNKLDKFGGTLYWKENKYPLSNQNMLLRGCVLRNTEWCFGLVIFAGPDTKLMQNSGRTKFKRTSIDRLMNTLVLWIFGFLVCMGVILAIGNAIWEHEVGVCFQIYLPWDEGVHSAFFSGFLSFWSYIIILNTVVPISLYVSVEVIRLGHSYFINWDKKMYCAKRRTPAEARTTTLNEELGQVEYIFSDKTGTLTQNIMVFSKCSVNGHSYGDVQDVLGHKAELGERPEPVDFSFNPLVDPRFQFWDPSLLEAVKLGDPHVHEFFRLLSLCHTVMSEEKSEGELYYKAQSPDEGALVTAARNFGFVFRSRTPKTITVHELGRAITYQLLAILDFNNIRKRMSVIVRSPEGKIRLYCKGADTILLERLHPINQDLTNVTTDHLNEYAGEGLRTLVLAYKDLEESYYEDWSERLHRAGSAPEAREDRLARLYDEVEHDMMLLGATAIEDKLQQGVPETIAILTLANIKIWVLTGDKQETAVNIGYSCKMLTDDMTEVFVVTGHTVLEVREELRKAREKMMDGSRSMGNGFSYQEKLSSSKLTSVLEAIAGEYALVINGHSLAHALEADMEVEFLETACACKAVICCRVTPLQKAQVVELVKKYKKAVTLAIGDGANDVSMIKTAHIGVGISGQEGIQAVLASDYSFSQFKFLQRLLLVHGRWSYLRMCKFLCYFFYKNFAFTMVHFWFGFFCGFSAQTVYDQYFITLYNIVYTSLPVLAMGVFDQLADYQSFAVTVATSLVIVVSVQIGLDTGFWTAINHFFIWGSLAAYFAILFAMHSDGLFQMFPNQFRFVGNAQNTLAQPTVWLTIALTTVVCIMPVVAFRFLKLDLKPELSDTVRYTQLVRKKQKTQHRCMRRVGRVGSRRSGYAFSHQEGFGELIMSGKNMRLSSLALSSFSARPSVGWIETLRKKKGSDSSAAGSAAGSPSSAADKTLKV
- the ATP8B2 gene encoding phospholipid-transporting ATPase ID isoform X2, whose product is MERCAARRAPEEERRVRANAREYNEKFQYASNCIKTSKYNIVTFLPVNLFEQFQEVANTYFLFLLILQLIPQISSLSWFTTIVPLVLVLTITAVKDATDDYFRHKSDNQVNNRQSQVLISGVLRQEQWMNVRVGDIIKLENNQFVAADLLLLSSSEPHGLCYIETAELDGETNMKVRQAIPVTSELGDTSKLAQFDGEVICEPPNNKLDKFGGTLYWKENKYPLSNQNMLLRGCVLRNTEWCFGLVIFAGPDTKLMQNSGRTKFKRTSIDRLMNTLVLWIFGFLVCMGVILAIGNAIWEHEVGVCFQIYLPWDEGVHSAFFSGFLSFWSYIIILNTVVPISLYVSVEVIRLGHSYFINWDKKMYCAKRRTPAEARTTTLNEELGQVEYIFSDKTGTLTQNIMVFSKCSVNGHSYGDVQDVLGHKAELGERPEPVDFSFNPLVDPRFQFWDPSLLEAVKLGDPHVHEFFRLLSLCHTVMSEEKSEGELYYKAQSPDEGALVTAARNFGFVFRSRTPKTITVHELGRAITYQLLAILDFNNIRKRMSVIVRSPEGKIRLYCKGADTILLERLHPINQDLTNVTTDHLNEYAGEGLRTLVLAYKDLEESYYEDWSERLHRAGSAPEAREDRLARLYDEVEHDMMLLGATAIEDKLQQGVPETIAILTLANIKIWVLTGDKQETAVNIGYSCKMLTDDMTEVFVVTGHTVLEVREELRKAREKMMDGSRSMGNGFSYQEKLSSSKLTSVLEAIAGEYALVINGHSLAHALEADMEVEFLETACACKAVICCRVTPLQKAQVVELVKKYKKAVTLAIGDGANDVSMIKTAHIGVGISGQEGIQAVLASDYSFSQFKFLQRLLLVHGRWSYLRMCKFLCYFFYKNFAFTMVHFWFGFFCGFSAQTVYDQYFITLYNIVYTSLPVLAMGVFDQDVPEQRSMEYPKLYEPGQLNLLFNKREFFICIAQGIYTSVFMFFIPYGVFADATRDDGAQLADYQSFAVTVATSLVIVVSVQIGLDTGFWTAINHFFIWGSLAAYFAILFAMHSDGLFQMFPNQFRFVGNAQNTLAQPTVWLTIALTTVVCIMPVVAFRFLKLDLKPELSDTVRYTQLVRKKQKTQHRCMRRVGRVGSRRSGYAFSHQEGFGELIMSGKNMRLSSLALSSFSARPSVGWIETLRKKKGSDSSAAGSAAGSPSSAADKTLKV
- the ATP8B2 gene encoding phospholipid-transporting ATPase ID isoform X6 is translated as MERCAARRAPEEERRVRANAREYNEKFQYASNCIKTSKYNIVTFLPVNLFEQFQEVANTYFLFLLILQLIPQISSLSWFTTIVPLVLVLTITAVKDATDDYFRHKSDNQVNNRQSQVLISGVLRQEQWMNVRVGDIIKLENNQFVAADLLLLSSSEPHGLCYIETAELDGETNMKVRQAIPVTSELGDTSKLAQFDGEVICEPPNNKLDKFGGTLYWKENKYPLSNQNMLLRGCVLRNTEWCFGLVIFAGPDTKLMQNSGRTKFKRTSIDRLMNTLVLWIFGFLVCMGVILAIGNAIWEHEVGVCFQIYLPWDEGVHSAFFSGFLSFWSYIIILNTVVPISLYVSMGSVTLSPEVRTVEVIRLGHSYFINWDKKMYCAKRRTPAEARTTTLNEELGQVEYIFSDKTGTLTQNIMVFSKCSVNGHSYGDVQDVLGHKAELGERPEPVDFSFNPLVDPRFQFWDPSLLEAVKLGDPHVHEFFRLLSLCHTVMSEEKSEGELYYKAQSPDEGALVTAARNFGFVFRSRTPKTITVHELGRAITYQLLAILDFNNIRKRMSVIVRSPEGKIRLYCKGADTILLERLHPINQDLTNVTTDHLNEYAGEGLRTLVLAYKDLEESYYEDWSERLHRAGSAPEAREDRLARLYDEVEHDMMLLGATAIEDKLQQGVPETIAILTLANIKIWVLTGDKQETAVNIGYSCKMLTDDMTEVFVVTGHTVLEVREELRKAREKMMDGSRSMGNGFSYQEKLSSSKLTSVLEAIAGEYALVINGHSLAHALEADMEVEFLETACACKAVICCRVTPLQKAQVVELVKKYKKAVTLAIGDGANDVSMIKTAHIGVGISGQEGIQAVLASDYSFSQFKFLQRLLLVHGRWSYLRMCKFLCYFFYKNFAFTMVHFWFGFFCGFSAQTVYDQYFITLYNIVYTSLPVLAMGVFDQDVPEQRSMEYPKLYEPGQLNLLFNKREFFICIAQGIYTSVFMFFIPYGVFADATRDDGAQLADYQSFAVTVATSLVIVVSVQIGLDTGFWTAINHFFIWGSLAAYFAILFAMHSDGLFQMFPNQFRFVGNAQNTLAQPTVWLTIALTTVVCIMPVVAFRFLKLDLKPELSDTVRYTQLVRKKQKTQHRCMRRVGRVGSRRSGYAFSHQEGFGELIMSGKNMRLSSLALSSFSARPSVGWIETLRKKKGSDSSAAGSAAGSPSSAADKTLKV